A part of Variovorax sp. HW608 genomic DNA contains:
- a CDS encoding helix-turn-helix domain-containing protein produces the protein MPAKELTPEQKRDAKRLKVIFRAWQAERQEAGEAATQEELADLLGFGQSATSQYLNGSIPLNPRAAAKFAALIGCDVSEFSASIAESIASMASTAKAKEGSTEAKAKANPVSQRWPFHRVDFYKLSSLAGPAARAMENAMLATASDLDVDIRSKNR, from the coding sequence ATGCCAGCGAAAGAACTGACTCCAGAACAGAAGCGCGACGCAAAGCGTCTAAAGGTGATTTTCAGGGCGTGGCAGGCCGAGCGACAGGAAGCGGGCGAAGCGGCCACCCAGGAGGAACTTGCCGATCTGCTGGGTTTCGGGCAGAGTGCGACAAGCCAGTACTTAAATGGATCAATCCCGCTCAATCCCCGGGCCGCTGCCAAGTTCGCCGCCTTGATCGGCTGCGACGTTTCCGAATTTAGTGCATCAATCGCAGAGTCCATCGCCTCGATGGCAAGTACCGCGAAGGCGAAGGAAGGCAGTACAGAGGCCAAGGCGAAGGCGAATCCAGTTTCGCAGCGATGGCCTTTCCACCGAGTGGACTTCTACAAACTGTCAAGCCTCGCCGGTCCGGCCGCTCGCGCGATGGAGAACGCCATGCTTGCCACGGCTAGCGACTTGGACGTCGATATCCGCTCGAAAAACCGCTGA
- a CDS encoding OmpA family protein translates to MNRSYSLSLVATALLLSGLSATAETLPPQFLPEILSTSLARSDAQAEQVRGYWKAKAQCWADLSSAEASQGDTHGTAMIAAGNSRRIQDALEAGNEPDDAERPIFSRKYVPSKDERYGRPMWRADIETIDGVLNRYRERKCRTAKLGCLEVAQQSVYENMEETRGARWNHGRPEIDKALQLASEASAEFVANCSTASLEGIDVSKLERPLEVIEVPADTLFKFGQAEAKGLLPGGSEAIAALASKVKGYGTRAGGLRIVGHTDRLGSPAYNERLSQQRASTVADLIKATGVALPMTSTGVGSAEPTTGDSCKSVKPRQALIDCLQPDRRVGVRILPATR, encoded by the coding sequence ATGAATCGAAGCTATTCACTGTCGCTTGTCGCGACGGCGCTGCTGCTGTCCGGACTCTCGGCCACGGCAGAGACCCTTCCGCCACAGTTTCTACCGGAAATCTTGTCTACGAGCCTGGCGCGCAGCGATGCCCAGGCGGAACAAGTCAGAGGCTACTGGAAGGCCAAGGCTCAATGCTGGGCCGACCTGTCCAGCGCTGAAGCCTCGCAAGGCGATACGCACGGCACGGCGATGATCGCCGCCGGCAATTCGCGGCGCATTCAAGACGCCCTGGAAGCAGGCAACGAGCCCGACGACGCCGAGCGGCCCATCTTCTCGCGCAAGTATGTGCCCTCCAAAGACGAGCGCTACGGCCGGCCGATGTGGCGTGCGGACATCGAGACGATTGACGGCGTCCTGAACCGCTACAGGGAGCGCAAGTGCCGCACTGCCAAGCTGGGGTGCCTCGAGGTGGCCCAGCAGTCCGTGTACGAGAACATGGAAGAGACGCGCGGCGCGCGCTGGAACCACGGTCGACCGGAAATCGACAAGGCGCTCCAGCTGGCCTCCGAAGCGTCGGCAGAGTTCGTAGCCAATTGCTCAACGGCGTCGCTCGAAGGCATTGACGTCTCGAAGCTTGAGCGCCCGCTCGAAGTCATCGAGGTCCCGGCCGACACGCTCTTCAAGTTCGGCCAGGCCGAAGCCAAGGGTCTGCTCCCGGGCGGTTCAGAGGCGATTGCGGCCCTGGCTTCGAAGGTCAAGGGTTATGGCACGCGTGCCGGCGGCTTGAGGATCGTTGGGCACACCGACCGCCTTGGCAGCCCTGCCTACAACGAGCGCCTCTCGCAGCAGCGAGCCAGCACCGTCGCGGATCTGATCAAGGCGACCGGCGTCGCGCTGCCGATGACATCGACCGGCGTGGGTTCGGCCGAGCCCACCACCGGCGACTCGTGCAAGAGCGTCAAGCCTCGGCAGGCGCTGATCGACTGCCTGCAGCCTGACCGCCGAGTCGGCGTTCGGATCCTACCCGCGACGCGATAG
- a CDS encoding type IV secretion system DNA-binding domain-containing protein: protein MQRHEVENATMAFGVALPMAGWWSGAYLGNVPLSPFPRALTEALNLTPHHPIIMGGLLAGLAAAAGVAYLLHEYGDDKFRGAPYRRWMRGSRMANWHAVRRQVLAANRLENNRRRKANREAKPLPPIMVGRMPMPLHLENRNTLICASVGAGKSVAMEAMIFSAVRRRDRMAVIDPNGTFFSKFSFPGDTILNPFDKRSAGWTIFNEIQGVHDFSRMAKSVIPPQVDPNDEQWCAYTRDVLADTMRKLHETGNPDQETLVNLLVREDGDVIRAFLANTDSQGYFRENAEKAIASIQFMMNKYVRPLRFMTRGQFSLHKWVHDPKAGNLFITWREDMRAAQRPLVATWIDTICATILSNEPMTDTRLWLFLDELESLGKLESFVPAATKGRKHGLRIVGSIQDWAQLDETYGKDSAKTLLACFRNYLIFGASNALNADKASEILGKQHVERINVTQTVGKGGGGSRQLVASQPEPVVMDSEISNLKDLDGYVMFAEDFPIAKIHVAYREYPRRANPIEILDDGLSNSKPEPDMSSTPSAPTGADATEPPRRRKARTAARSSRPRDAESNPTLDLFSSADGPEPSAPPMDISDWVAQEETRT from the coding sequence GTGCAAAGACACGAAGTCGAGAACGCCACCATGGCGTTTGGGGTTGCCCTGCCAATGGCGGGCTGGTGGTCTGGTGCCTACCTGGGCAATGTGCCCTTGTCTCCCTTCCCTCGTGCGCTGACCGAAGCGCTCAATCTCACGCCGCATCATCCCATCATCATGGGTGGGCTGCTCGCGGGCCTCGCCGCCGCTGCCGGCGTCGCGTACCTGCTTCATGAGTACGGCGACGACAAGTTCCGCGGCGCGCCCTACCGTCGCTGGATGCGCGGCTCGCGAATGGCGAACTGGCATGCCGTCCGTCGTCAGGTCCTCGCGGCCAATCGGCTCGAGAACAATCGCCGACGCAAGGCGAACCGCGAAGCGAAGCCTTTGCCGCCCATCATGGTCGGCCGGATGCCGATGCCCCTCCACCTTGAGAACCGGAACACGCTCATTTGCGCATCCGTAGGAGCTGGCAAATCCGTGGCGATGGAGGCCATGATCTTTTCAGCAGTGAGGCGCCGCGATCGCATGGCGGTGATCGATCCGAACGGGACCTTCTTCTCGAAATTCAGCTTCCCGGGCGACACGATCCTCAACCCGTTCGACAAGCGTTCGGCCGGCTGGACGATCTTCAACGAGATCCAGGGTGTGCATGACTTCAGCCGCATGGCCAAGAGCGTGATTCCCCCGCAGGTCGATCCCAATGACGAGCAGTGGTGCGCCTACACGCGCGACGTGCTCGCGGACACGATGCGCAAGCTGCACGAGACGGGCAATCCGGATCAGGAAACGCTCGTGAACCTGTTGGTGCGCGAGGACGGCGATGTCATCCGCGCCTTTCTCGCCAACACGGACTCACAGGGCTACTTCCGCGAGAACGCTGAGAAGGCGATCGCGTCGATCCAGTTCATGATGAACAAGTACGTACGGCCGCTGCGGTTCATGACCCGGGGACAGTTCTCGCTGCACAAGTGGGTGCACGACCCGAAGGCCGGCAACCTGTTCATCACGTGGCGCGAGGACATGCGCGCGGCCCAGCGCCCGCTCGTGGCGACCTGGATCGACACGATCTGCGCAACGATCCTGAGCAACGAGCCGATGACGGATACGCGGCTGTGGCTCTTCCTGGACGAGCTGGAGTCGCTGGGCAAGCTGGAGTCCTTCGTGCCGGCCGCGACCAAGGGCCGCAAGCATGGCTTGCGCATCGTGGGCAGCATCCAGGACTGGGCCCAGCTCGACGAGACCTACGGCAAGGACTCGGCGAAGACGCTACTCGCGTGCTTTCGCAACTACCTCATCTTCGGCGCTTCGAACGCGCTCAATGCCGACAAGGCGAGCGAGATCCTGGGCAAGCAGCATGTCGAGCGCATCAACGTCACCCAGACGGTCGGCAAAGGCGGTGGCGGCAGTCGTCAGCTGGTGGCCAGCCAGCCGGAACCCGTGGTCATGGACTCGGAGATCTCCAATCTCAAGGACCTGGACGGCTACGTGATGTTCGCGGAGGACTTCCCGATCGCGAAGATTCATGTGGCCTACCGCGAATACCCGCGCCGGGCGAATCCGATCGAGATCCTCGACGATGGCCTCTCGAACTCCAAGCCCGAGCCGGACATGTCCTCGACTCCGTCGGCGCCGACCGGCGCCGACGCCACCGAGCCGCCGCGCAGGCGCAAGGCAAGAACGGCGGCAAGAAGCTCAAGGCCGCGGGATGCGGAGTCGAACCCGACACTCGACCTTTTCTCAAGCGCGGACGGCCCGGAACCTTCGGCGCCGCCCATGGACATCAGCGATTGGGTCGCGCAAGAGGAAACGCGAACGTGA
- a CDS encoding TcpQ domain-containing protein — MTNHEQRADKQQVWHPNSWRSVAIGILLVAGSTARAGEFQIVPTDKTLLPVIVRWAQTDGLVAILNGRRVTTRSLRDEPYADLPLTAEARTVTGATAEQAIAAALRSYGSYRTDVEVTATFKPPYFVAITTRKATPVAVASQSPTTVSAQPAQRPQFPPSLQNTAAASHAPAAGRPTPPALQPPPPPPRIAATTAALVAYPTWDSSARKSAGVMSGTWLVGDSQSLRAVVEAWAKQSGFQVEWTSTRDYKVSDAIRASRYTGTFREALLGLAAAFGQLESPLGMTFVNKAGSPTLHVFDA; from the coding sequence ATGACGAATCACGAGCAACGCGCCGATAAACAGCAAGTGTGGCACCCAAATAGTTGGCGCTCGGTTGCCATCGGCATTCTCTTGGTTGCGGGCTCCACGGCGCGCGCGGGCGAGTTTCAAATCGTCCCAACGGACAAAACGCTTCTGCCCGTGATTGTGCGCTGGGCCCAGACAGACGGCCTGGTAGCGATTTTGAACGGCCGCCGCGTCACGACTCGCAGTCTGCGCGACGAGCCCTACGCTGACCTTCCATTGACCGCGGAAGCTCGCACGGTGACCGGCGCGACCGCTGAACAGGCCATCGCTGCCGCTCTCAGGAGCTACGGCTCCTACCGGACCGACGTCGAGGTCACCGCCACTTTCAAGCCGCCGTATTTCGTCGCTATCACGACGCGAAAGGCAACGCCGGTGGCGGTAGCGTCGCAATCACCTACGACCGTTTCTGCACAACCCGCACAACGGCCGCAATTCCCACCGTCGCTTCAGAACACGGCCGCCGCGTCTCACGCTCCTGCCGCGGGCCGACCAACACCGCCAGCATTGCAGCCTCCTCCACCACCACCGCGGATTGCGGCCACCACAGCTGCTCTGGTTGCCTACCCCACTTGGGACAGCTCTGCCCGCAAGTCGGCCGGCGTCATGTCAGGGACCTGGCTCGTGGGGGACAGCCAATCGCTGCGCGCCGTCGTCGAAGCCTGGGCCAAGCAAAGCGGCTTCCAGGTCGAGTGGACGTCCACGCGCGACTACAAGGTCTCCGATGCGATCAGGGCCAGTCGCTATACCGGCACTTTCCGCGAAGCCCTCCTTGGGCTCGCTGCTGCGTTCGGACAGCTCGAATCGCCGCTCGGCATGACGTTCGTCAACAAGGCCGGGAGTCCCACGCTGCACGTATTTGACGCCTAG
- the istA gene encoding IS21 family transposase has product MAMIGKVLRMHHRENKSVREIARATSLSRNTVRKYLRAPVAQVPKYERRVTPTKLTPFVETVKMALLADARRPKKERRTARALLQQIAEAGYEGGYTQLTDFIRAWRASQGGVAVGKAFVPLAFELGEAFQFDWSEEALVIGGIYRKLQVAHMKLCASRAFFLVAYPSQGHEMLFDAHTRSFAALGGVARRGIYDNMRTAVDKVHKGKGRTVNARFSVMCAHYLYDPDFCNVASGWEKGVVEKNVQDSRRRIWIEARERRFASLDELNAWLGERCRALWEEIRHPEHKQFSVAEMLEHERVQLMPMPAAFDGYVEEVARVSSTCLVSVARNRYSVPCELAGQMVSTHLYPTRVTVVAGDVVVAEHERLTDKGKTRYDWQHYIPLVQRKPGALRNGAPFTDLPESLQRLRRALLRESGGDRLMARVLALVPTAGLEAVLVAVELALDGAPPSGRVSVEHVINVLARLNAAPRPANVHTSLQVLTPPIADTARYDRLRDIQEADHA; this is encoded by the coding sequence ATGGCCATGATTGGCAAGGTCCTGCGGATGCACCACCGCGAGAACAAATCGGTGCGGGAGATTGCGAGGGCGACGAGCCTGTCGCGCAACACGGTGAGGAAGTACCTGCGAGCGCCGGTGGCGCAGGTGCCGAAGTACGAGCGCCGCGTGACGCCGACGAAGCTGACGCCCTTCGTCGAGACGGTGAAGATGGCGTTGCTGGCCGATGCGCGCCGTCCCAAGAAGGAACGGCGAACTGCGCGGGCGCTGCTGCAGCAGATTGCCGAAGCCGGCTACGAAGGCGGCTACACCCAATTGACCGACTTCATTCGTGCCTGGCGCGCTAGCCAAGGCGGCGTTGCGGTGGGCAAGGCGTTCGTGCCGCTGGCCTTCGAGCTGGGCGAGGCGTTCCAGTTCGATTGGAGCGAGGAGGCGCTGGTGATCGGGGGGATCTACCGCAAGCTGCAGGTCGCCCACATGAAGCTGTGCGCGAGCCGAGCGTTCTTCCTGGTGGCGTATCCGAGCCAGGGGCACGAGATGTTGTTCGATGCGCATACCCGGTCCTTCGCGGCGCTGGGCGGGGTGGCGCGCCGGGGGATCTACGACAACATGCGCACGGCCGTGGACAAGGTCCACAAGGGCAAGGGCCGCACCGTCAACGCGCGTTTCTCGGTGATGTGCGCGCACTACCTGTACGACCCGGACTTCTGCAACGTGGCCTCGGGCTGGGAGAAGGGTGTGGTGGAGAAGAACGTTCAGGACAGCCGCCGGCGCATCTGGATCGAGGCTCGCGAGCGGCGCTTCGCGAGTCTGGACGAACTCAACGCCTGGCTAGGCGAGCGCTGCCGGGCGCTGTGGGAAGAGATCCGGCATCCCGAGCACAAGCAGTTCAGCGTGGCCGAGATGCTCGAGCACGAACGGGTGCAGTTGATGCCGATGCCCGCCGCCTTCGACGGCTACGTCGAGGAGGTGGCCCGGGTCAGCAGCACCTGCCTGGTGTCGGTGGCGCGCAACCGCTACTCGGTGCCGTGCGAGTTGGCCGGACAGATGGTCAGCACGCACCTGTATCCGACGCGCGTGACGGTGGTGGCTGGCGACGTCGTCGTGGCCGAGCACGAGCGGCTGACGGACAAGGGCAAGACGCGCTACGACTGGCAGCACTACATCCCGCTGGTTCAGAGGAAGCCAGGGGCGCTGCGCAACGGTGCGCCGTTCACGGACCTGCCGGAATCCTTGCAGCGGCTGCGCCGCGCGCTGTTGCGCGAGAGCGGCGGCGACCGCCTGATGGCCCGGGTACTGGCGCTGGTGCCGACGGCCGGGCTGGAGGCGGTGCTGGTGGCCGTGGAGTTGGCACTGGACGGTGCGCCTCCGTCCGGGCGCGTGAGCGTGGAGCACGTCATCAACGTGCTCGCGCGTTTGAACGCGGCGCCGCGGCCGGCCAACGTGCACACGTCGTTGCAGGTGCTGACGCCGCCGATCGCCGACACGGCCCGCTACGACCGGCTGCGCGACATCCAGGAGGCCGACCATGCGTGA
- a CDS encoding YadA family autotransporter adhesin, translating to MKLKYQPKRSILTAALAAALVSLTAPTAFAGVLMCQNEGLGAPGGAAGAPIESTVQAWSEGGEYGAAGLTTGRLGFIAGATTSTQCPAGSNPVGFAATADELNNMLTGNSSSGNPNAVLYNNGGTPAAPGTVTVADGVNGKDAVNVDQLNNGMSNTLNSANQYTDNSVSNAINNANSYTDARIGDTYNYVDGKVEETYKYVDEKTKYFKANSTGAESVVTGNDSIAIGPGTVVAGDRSIAGGVNAVASGDDSVVFGNNAKGTATGTVAVGSGAEAVNVGDVAMGFGAIATGVSGVGSAVAIGVGNKATGAGAVAIGDPSIATGTGAVALGFNSIATADGTASGGAADGAIAMGNASVATGQGSVALGNLATTGAAGGVAIGDTAKALQGNGIALGSGSTATHANDVALGAGSTTAAAVATTGATINSVEYTFAGAAPTSTVSVGAEGSERTITNVAAGRLSATSTDAINGSQLDATNRAVTAIGSNIAGNNTQGLPPAVAPGNNSVAIGPGSVADRDNTISFGTPGAERQLANVAPGVAATDATNLGQVQSMVGSGVQQANAYTDQQIQALDAKTKKQMAGVGAMAMASSALVPNARAEGNSSISMAAGTYGGESAIAAGVNYYASNQILLNAKVAATSSGPSRVGFAIGATIGF from the coding sequence ATGAAACTCAAGTATCAACCCAAGCGGTCCATCCTCACGGCGGCCCTCGCTGCCGCGCTTGTCTCCCTCACGGCGCCCACCGCCTTCGCCGGCGTGCTGATGTGCCAAAACGAGGGTTTGGGTGCGCCCGGAGGCGCAGCCGGAGCACCCATTGAATCCACTGTCCAGGCATGGAGCGAGGGTGGCGAGTACGGAGCAGCAGGTCTTACGACTGGTCGACTCGGCTTCATTGCCGGGGCGACTACCTCGACACAATGTCCCGCCGGCTCAAATCCAGTCGGCTTCGCGGCAACCGCTGACGAGCTGAACAACATGCTCACTGGCAACAGCTCGAGCGGCAACCCCAACGCCGTCCTGTACAACAACGGCGGAACGCCCGCCGCCCCCGGCACCGTCACAGTTGCCGACGGCGTGAATGGCAAAGATGCCGTCAACGTCGACCAGCTCAACAACGGCATGTCGAACACGCTGAACTCCGCGAATCAATACACGGACAACAGCGTTTCGAACGCAATCAACAACGCGAACAGCTACACCGATGCCCGGATCGGCGACACCTACAACTACGTCGATGGCAAGGTCGAAGAGACGTACAAATATGTCGACGAGAAGACCAAGTACTTCAAGGCCAACTCCACCGGTGCCGAGTCGGTTGTCACAGGCAACGACTCCATCGCTATCGGTCCTGGCACCGTAGTCGCAGGCGATCGATCCATCGCGGGAGGGGTAAACGCCGTGGCAAGCGGCGATGACTCAGTGGTCTTCGGCAACAACGCCAAGGGCACCGCGACGGGCACCGTGGCGGTGGGCTCCGGCGCAGAAGCCGTCAACGTCGGTGACGTTGCAATGGGCTTCGGCGCCATCGCCACGGGCGTTTCCGGAGTGGGCTCGGCCGTCGCGATCGGCGTCGGCAACAAGGCGACTGGCGCGGGTGCCGTGGCCATCGGCGATCCCTCGATCGCGACCGGAACCGGCGCGGTCGCATTGGGCTTCAACTCGATCGCGACCGCAGACGGCACCGCCTCGGGCGGCGCGGCCGACGGCGCGATCGCCATGGGCAATGCGTCAGTTGCCACGGGACAAGGCTCGGTGGCACTCGGCAACCTGGCCACCACCGGCGCCGCTGGTGGCGTTGCCATCGGAGATACTGCCAAGGCCCTGCAAGGAAACGGCATCGCCCTCGGCTCGGGTTCGACCGCGACCCACGCGAACGACGTGGCGCTCGGCGCTGGCTCGACCACGGCGGCAGCCGTCGCGACCACCGGTGCGACGATCAACTCCGTGGAGTACACCTTCGCCGGCGCCGCACCCACGAGCACGGTTAGTGTGGGCGCAGAGGGATCCGAGCGAACGATCACCAACGTCGCGGCGGGCCGCCTGAGCGCCACGAGCACCGACGCCATCAACGGCAGCCAGCTCGATGCGACCAACCGGGCGGTCACCGCCATCGGCTCGAACATCGCGGGCAACAATACCCAAGGTCTTCCTCCGGCGGTCGCGCCGGGCAACAACTCCGTTGCGATCGGTCCAGGCAGCGTCGCTGACCGTGACAACACAATCAGCTTTGGAACGCCTGGCGCGGAACGCCAGCTGGCCAATGTAGCGCCCGGTGTCGCAGCAACCGATGCAACCAACCTCGGCCAAGTTCAGTCGATGGTCGGCAGCGGTGTCCAGCAAGCGAATGCCTACACGGATCAGCAGATTCAGGCCCTCGACGCGAAGACGAAGAAGCAGATGGCCGGTGTTGGCGCCATGGCGATGGCATCCTCGGCCCTGGTGCCCAATGCTCGTGCTGAAGGCAACTCGAGTATCTCGATGGCTGCCGGCACCTACGGTGGCGAAAGCGCGATCGCCGCGGGCGTCAACTACTACGCCAGCAACCAGATCCTGCTGAACGCCAAGGTGGCTGCCACGAGTTCGGGCCCTTCGCGAGTGGGCTTCGCCATCGGTGCGACGATCGGCTTCTGA
- a CDS encoding replication initiation protein: protein MAYTAQQNATDPAHQQRWSVDGRNPRPGTALHRMLVEAPYFPRCSDDKTATRVRPREYAVRYPYMQVNRPGMVSWLIFDLDHAEAFRWQDAGLPAPNLIVFNRHSRHSHLYYAIEPVCTTERARSAPIAYMRAIYDAFAERLQADRAFRSGPVAKTPGHPWWETIELHATVYGLAKLADHVELAGRTPWPKPAPIEKLRHSRHCLLFDDLRHHAYAIVGRERTHGSFETFSRQLETYAHQANRYSTQGFAKDLLMSSVRATVRSVARWTWDRYHGTGGRRRGVMQLDPRAPLAERQRRAAERTHEIRRCATAAKIVAACRQLLQLARPVTQAAIASAAGLCRQTVASYAELVEKALIAQLVDAITAPTRQALRFESSSRSTAAVASQLRLHVNFAVHQVASSFGRPMRARSAAPRHRQRE, encoded by the coding sequence ATGGCCTATACCGCTCAACAAAACGCCACAGACCCGGCACACCAGCAGCGCTGGAGCGTTGACGGACGCAATCCTCGGCCCGGCACCGCGCTTCATCGGATGTTGGTGGAAGCGCCCTACTTCCCAAGGTGCTCGGACGACAAGACCGCCACACGCGTGCGGCCGCGCGAATACGCCGTACGCTACCCTTACATGCAGGTCAACCGGCCGGGCATGGTCAGCTGGCTGATCTTCGATCTGGATCACGCTGAGGCCTTCAGGTGGCAGGACGCCGGACTGCCGGCGCCGAACCTGATCGTTTTCAACCGGCACAGCCGGCATTCCCATCTCTACTATGCGATCGAGCCGGTGTGCACGACCGAGCGCGCCCGATCGGCGCCGATCGCCTACATGCGCGCGATCTACGATGCCTTCGCCGAGCGCCTGCAGGCGGACCGGGCCTTTCGAAGCGGACCGGTGGCCAAGACGCCCGGTCATCCGTGGTGGGAGACCATCGAACTGCATGCCACGGTGTATGGCCTCGCCAAGCTGGCCGATCACGTGGAGCTGGCCGGGCGCACGCCGTGGCCCAAACCGGCACCGATCGAAAAGCTCCGGCACTCGCGTCATTGCCTGCTTTTCGATGACCTGCGGCATCACGCCTACGCGATCGTCGGCCGCGAGCGCACGCATGGCAGCTTCGAGACGTTCTCGCGGCAGCTCGAGACCTATGCGCACCAAGCGAATCGCTACTCGACGCAGGGCTTCGCGAAGGATCTGCTGATGTCCAGCGTCAGGGCCACGGTCAGGTCGGTGGCGCGGTGGACCTGGGACCGCTACCACGGCACCGGCGGCCGTCGGCGCGGGGTCATGCAACTCGATCCGCGCGCGCCGCTCGCCGAGCGCCAACGGCGGGCGGCCGAGCGCACCCACGAGATCCGTCGATGCGCGACGGCCGCGAAGATCGTCGCCGCGTGCCGGCAGCTCCTGCAGCTCGCCAGACCCGTCACACAGGCGGCCATAGCAAGCGCTGCAGGCCTTTGCAGGCAGACGGTGGCCAGCTATGCCGAGCTCGTCGAAAAGGCGCTCATCGCGCAGTTGGTGGATGCCATCACGGCGCCCACGCGCCAAGCCCTGCGATTTGAAAGCAGCTCGCGATCGACCGCCGCGGTCGCTTCTCAGCTGCGCCTGCATGTCAACTTTGCTGTACATCAGGTAGCTTCGTCTTTCGGGCGTCCCATGCGAGCGCGATCCGCAGCGCCTCGCCATCGACAGAGGGAGTAG
- a CDS encoding helix-turn-helix domain-containing protein, whose protein sequence is MSMIRAIRDRLGDTQTQLAQGMGCSQSNVSLYEKGQTVPPSAAKALIAYATTKGVKVTFEDIYGEASHGSAALVSLAPQKGARA, encoded by the coding sequence ATGAGCATGATTCGAGCGATCCGCGACCGCCTCGGCGATACACAAACGCAACTAGCGCAAGGCATGGGCTGTTCGCAGAGCAATGTATCGCTCTATGAAAAGGGTCAGACAGTTCCACCATCGGCGGCTAAGGCTTTGATCGCATATGCAACAACAAAGGGAGTGAAGGTCACCTTTGAAGACATCTATGGCGAGGCGTCGCATGGAAGCGCCGCTCTTGTGTCACTCGCCCCACAGAAAGGTGCCCGCGCTTGA
- a CDS encoding single-stranded DNA-binding protein produces the protein MNRQQLIGRLGRAPDVRETARGLVVTLSIATNEYWRDRESGEMRSHTEWHTCVCFDRLAEVARDHLQKGDEVFVEGKSRSSRWTDKDGVERMEREMRVEEMRMLRRSHVDAIASAVRMLESIEGLAQKMKRGEAECDVGTLASMIARVRGELTRE, from the coding sequence ATGAATCGACAACAACTGATTGGCCGCCTCGGCCGCGCTCCCGACGTCAGGGAGACCGCTCGCGGTCTCGTCGTCACCTTGAGCATCGCGACAAACGAGTATTGGCGCGACCGCGAATCGGGCGAGATGCGCTCGCACACCGAGTGGCACACGTGCGTGTGCTTCGACCGGCTGGCGGAGGTGGCGCGCGATCACCTGCAGAAGGGCGATGAGGTCTTTGTCGAAGGGAAGTCGCGGTCGTCCAGGTGGACGGACAAGGATGGCGTTGAACGCATGGAGCGCGAGATGCGCGTGGAAGAAATGCGGATGCTCAGACGCTCGCATGTGGATGCGATCGCGTCGGCCGTGAGGATGCTGGAGTCGATCGAGGGTCTTGCGCAGAAGATGAAACGTGGCGAGGCGGAGTGCGATGTGGGCACCTTGGCCAGCATGATCGCGCGGGTGCGGGGGGAGCTGACGAGGGAGTGA
- a CDS encoding phospholipase D family protein has translation MNTFIASLGRILTAATLAALTIPAAARVPASAPLDAPVAAPSIEVAFSPDAGAEALVLKAIAMARSSIRLAAYSFTSPPVVSALLAARRRGVDVAVVVDYKNNLVEARSNAAREALNLLANAGIPARTVSAYPIHHDKFIVVDGLHVETGSFNYTAAAAKRNSENVLVVWNDPALAGKYIAHWQSRWSQGQPYRSTY, from the coding sequence TTGAATACCTTCATTGCATCCCTTGGACGAATCCTCACCGCAGCCACGCTGGCCGCACTCACCATCCCGGCGGCCGCCCGCGTGCCGGCCAGCGCGCCGCTCGACGCGCCCGTTGCGGCTCCATCGATCGAGGTCGCTTTCTCGCCGGACGCAGGCGCCGAGGCCCTGGTGCTCAAAGCGATCGCCATGGCGAGATCGTCCATCCGCCTGGCAGCCTACAGCTTCACTTCCCCGCCTGTGGTGAGCGCTCTGCTGGCCGCCCGGCGGCGCGGCGTCGATGTGGCCGTCGTGGTCGACTACAAGAACAACCTGGTCGAAGCCCGTTCGAACGCAGCGCGCGAGGCGCTCAACCTTCTGGCGAATGCGGGCATCCCCGCGCGCACGGTAAGCGCCTACCCGATCCATCACGACAAGTTCATCGTGGTCGACGGGCTCCACGTCGAAACAGGCAGCTTCAACTACACGGCGGCCGCCGCCAAACGCAACAGCGAGAACGTGCTCGTGGTCTGGAACGACCCGGCGCTCGCTGGAAAGTACATCGCGCACTGGCAAAGCCGTTGGTCGCAAGGCCAGCCGTACCGCTCGACGTACTGA